A single genomic interval of Heliangelus exortis chromosome 11, bHelExo1.hap1, whole genome shotgun sequence harbors:
- the NR2F2 gene encoding COUP transcription factor 2 isoform X2 yields MAMVVGAWRDPQDDVPGAQGTQPSQAPPVQGPPAGAPHTPQTPGPGGPPSTPAQTNPPSQQNQGDKQQQQQHIECVVCGDKSSGKHYGQFTCEGCKSFFKRSVRRNLSYTCRANRNCPIDQHHRNQCQYCRLKKCLKVGMRREAVQRGRMPPTQPTHGQFALTNGDPLNCHSYLSGYISLLLRAEPYPTSRFGSQCMQPNNIMGIENICELAARMLFSAVEWARNIPFFPDLQITDQVALLRLTWSELFVLNAAQCSMPLHVAPLLAAAGLHASPMSADRVVAFMDHIRIFQEQVEKLKALHVDSAEYSCLKAIVLFTSDACGLSDVAHVESLQEKSQCALEEYVRSQYPNQPTRFGKLLLRLPSLRTVSSSVIEQLFFVRLVGKTPIETLIRDMLLSGSSFNWPYMSIQ; encoded by the exons ATGGCAATGGTAGTCGGTGCGTGGCGAGACCCCCAGGACGATGTGCCCGGAGCTCAGGGAACGCAGCCTTCGCAAGCCCCGCCGGTGCAGGGACCTCCGGCCGGGGCCCCGCATACCCCACAGACCCCGGGGCCCGGGGGCCCTCCCAGTACGCCAGCTCAGACCAACCCGCCAAGCCAGCAGAACCAAGGagacaaacagcagcagcagcagcacattgaATGTGTGGTTTGTGGGGACAAGTCTAGTGGCAAACATTATGGCCAGTTTACCTGCGAGGGTTGCAAGAGTTTCTTCAAGCGGAGTGTAAGGAGGAATCTCAGCTACACTTGTCGTGCCAACAGGAACTGTCCCATTGACCAGCACCACCGCAATCAGTGTCAGTACTGCCGCCTCAAAAAATGCCTCAAAGTTGGCATGAGACGGGAAG CGGTCCAGAGGGGCAGAATGCCACCCACACAGCCAACTCATGGTCAGTTCGCCTTGACAAACGGGGACCCTCTCAACTGCCATTCCTACCTATCCGGATATATCTCCCTTCTTCTGAGAGCAGAGCCCTACCCCACCTCCCGCTTTGGCAGTCAGTGCATGCAACCCAACAACATCATGGGCATCGAGAACATTTGTGAACTGGCAGCTAGGATGCTCTTCAGTGCGGTGGAGTGGGCCAGGAATATCCCCTTCTTCCCAGACCTCCAGATCACAGACCAGGTGGCCCTCCTGAGGCTGACCTGGAGCGAGTTATTTGTCCTCAACGCTGCCCAGTGCTCCATGCCCCTCCACGTAGCTCcgctcctggcagctgctggcctCCACGCTTCGCCAATGTCTGCTGACCGAGTGGTCGCCTTTATGGACCACATACGAATCTTCCAAGAGCAAgtagaaaaactgaaagcatTGCATGTCGACTCTGCAGAATATAGCTGTTTAAAGGCCATAGTCCTCTTCACCTCAG ATGCCTGTGGTCTCTCTGATGTAGCCCATGTTGAAAGTTTACAGGAGAAGTCACAGTGTGCTTTGGAAGAGTATGTTAGGAGCCAGTATCCCAACCAGCCAACACGATTCGGGAAGCTATTACTACGTCTCCCCTCCCTTCGCACTGTCTCCTCTTCTGTCATAGAGCAATTGTTTTTCGTCCGTTTGGTAGGTAAAACCCCCATAGAAACCCTAATCAGGGATATGTTACTGTCTGGCAGCAGTTTTAACTGGCCTTACATGTCCATTCAATAA
- the NR2F2 gene encoding COUP transcription factor 2 isoform X1 yields the protein MAMVVGAWRDPQDDVPGAQGTQPSQAPPVQGPPAGAPHTPQTPGPGGPPSTPAQTNPPSQQNQGDKQQQQQHIECVVCGDKSSGKHYGQFTCEGCKSFFKRSVRRNLSYTCRANRNCPIDQHHRNQCQYCRLKKCLKVGMRREVSSLFTAAVQRGRMPPTQPTHGQFALTNGDPLNCHSYLSGYISLLLRAEPYPTSRFGSQCMQPNNIMGIENICELAARMLFSAVEWARNIPFFPDLQITDQVALLRLTWSELFVLNAAQCSMPLHVAPLLAAAGLHASPMSADRVVAFMDHIRIFQEQVEKLKALHVDSAEYSCLKAIVLFTSDACGLSDVAHVESLQEKSQCALEEYVRSQYPNQPTRFGKLLLRLPSLRTVSSSVIEQLFFVRLVGKTPIETLIRDMLLSGSSFNWPYMSIQ from the exons ATGGCAATGGTAGTCGGTGCGTGGCGAGACCCCCAGGACGATGTGCCCGGAGCTCAGGGAACGCAGCCTTCGCAAGCCCCGCCGGTGCAGGGACCTCCGGCCGGGGCCCCGCATACCCCACAGACCCCGGGGCCCGGGGGCCCTCCCAGTACGCCAGCTCAGACCAACCCGCCAAGCCAGCAGAACCAAGGagacaaacagcagcagcagcagcacattgaATGTGTGGTTTGTGGGGACAAGTCTAGTGGCAAACATTATGGCCAGTTTACCTGCGAGGGTTGCAAGAGTTTCTTCAAGCGGAGTGTAAGGAGGAATCTCAGCTACACTTGTCGTGCCAACAGGAACTGTCCCATTGACCAGCACCACCGCAATCAGTGTCAGTACTGCCGCCTCAAAAAATGCCTCAAAGTTGGCATGAGACGGGAAG TTTCTTCTTTATTTACTGCAGCGGTCCAGAGGGGCAGAATGCCACCCACACAGCCAACTCATGGTCAGTTCGCCTTGACAAACGGGGACCCTCTCAACTGCCATTCCTACCTATCCGGATATATCTCCCTTCTTCTGAGAGCAGAGCCCTACCCCACCTCCCGCTTTGGCAGTCAGTGCATGCAACCCAACAACATCATGGGCATCGAGAACATTTGTGAACTGGCAGCTAGGATGCTCTTCAGTGCGGTGGAGTGGGCCAGGAATATCCCCTTCTTCCCAGACCTCCAGATCACAGACCAGGTGGCCCTCCTGAGGCTGACCTGGAGCGAGTTATTTGTCCTCAACGCTGCCCAGTGCTCCATGCCCCTCCACGTAGCTCcgctcctggcagctgctggcctCCACGCTTCGCCAATGTCTGCTGACCGAGTGGTCGCCTTTATGGACCACATACGAATCTTCCAAGAGCAAgtagaaaaactgaaagcatTGCATGTCGACTCTGCAGAATATAGCTGTTTAAAGGCCATAGTCCTCTTCACCTCAG ATGCCTGTGGTCTCTCTGATGTAGCCCATGTTGAAAGTTTACAGGAGAAGTCACAGTGTGCTTTGGAAGAGTATGTTAGGAGCCAGTATCCCAACCAGCCAACACGATTCGGGAAGCTATTACTACGTCTCCCCTCCCTTCGCACTGTCTCCTCTTCTGTCATAGAGCAATTGTTTTTCGTCCGTTTGGTAGGTAAAACCCCCATAGAAACCCTAATCAGGGATATGTTACTGTCTGGCAGCAGTTTTAACTGGCCTTACATGTCCATTCAATAA
- the NR2F2 gene encoding COUP transcription factor 2 isoform X3 has translation MQAIWDLEQGKYGFAVQRGRMPPTQPTHGQFALTNGDPLNCHSYLSGYISLLLRAEPYPTSRFGSQCMQPNNIMGIENICELAARMLFSAVEWARNIPFFPDLQITDQVALLRLTWSELFVLNAAQCSMPLHVAPLLAAAGLHASPMSADRVVAFMDHIRIFQEQVEKLKALHVDSAEYSCLKAIVLFTSDACGLSDVAHVESLQEKSQCALEEYVRSQYPNQPTRFGKLLLRLPSLRTVSSSVIEQLFFVRLVGKTPIETLIRDMLLSGSSFNWPYMSIQ, from the exons atgcaaGCGATTTGGGACCTTGAACAAGGCAAATATGGTTTTG CGGTCCAGAGGGGCAGAATGCCACCCACACAGCCAACTCATGGTCAGTTCGCCTTGACAAACGGGGACCCTCTCAACTGCCATTCCTACCTATCCGGATATATCTCCCTTCTTCTGAGAGCAGAGCCCTACCCCACCTCCCGCTTTGGCAGTCAGTGCATGCAACCCAACAACATCATGGGCATCGAGAACATTTGTGAACTGGCAGCTAGGATGCTCTTCAGTGCGGTGGAGTGGGCCAGGAATATCCCCTTCTTCCCAGACCTCCAGATCACAGACCAGGTGGCCCTCCTGAGGCTGACCTGGAGCGAGTTATTTGTCCTCAACGCTGCCCAGTGCTCCATGCCCCTCCACGTAGCTCcgctcctggcagctgctggcctCCACGCTTCGCCAATGTCTGCTGACCGAGTGGTCGCCTTTATGGACCACATACGAATCTTCCAAGAGCAAgtagaaaaactgaaagcatTGCATGTCGACTCTGCAGAATATAGCTGTTTAAAGGCCATAGTCCTCTTCACCTCAG ATGCCTGTGGTCTCTCTGATGTAGCCCATGTTGAAAGTTTACAGGAGAAGTCACAGTGTGCTTTGGAAGAGTATGTTAGGAGCCAGTATCCCAACCAGCCAACACGATTCGGGAAGCTATTACTACGTCTCCCCTCCCTTCGCACTGTCTCCTCTTCTGTCATAGAGCAATTGTTTTTCGTCCGTTTGGTAGGTAAAACCCCCATAGAAACCCTAATCAGGGATATGTTACTGTCTGGCAGCAGTTTTAACTGGCCTTACATGTCCATTCAATAA